One window of the Glycocaulis alkaliphilus genome contains the following:
- a CDS encoding DUF3299 domain-containing protein, whose amino-acid sequence MRKITPLTLMAAALLAACSPAGNGTDGRPVAEVQGDLHVDPAAEAELLNWRDLLPDGELEMLLALEEGTAPPTLMSQFQTRRDEQIGTFNVVEDLDGLIVRMPGYILPLDYAERGQAREFLFLPYHGACIHYPPPPPNQIVYLRSAEPIRFSQLWDPVWVEGRMEIQRVETDLADAAYAMAVRSVRPYDG is encoded by the coding sequence ATGCGCAAGATCACGCCGCTAACCCTGATGGCTGCCGCCCTGCTGGCCGCCTGTTCGCCTGCCGGAAACGGTACTGACGGGCGGCCGGTTGCAGAGGTTCAAGGCGACCTGCATGTCGATCCCGCCGCCGAGGCCGAGCTTCTCAACTGGCGCGACCTCCTGCCTGACGGAGAGCTGGAAATGCTGCTGGCGCTCGAGGAAGGCACCGCGCCGCCTACCCTGATGAGCCAGTTCCAGACCCGCCGGGACGAACAGATCGGCACGTTCAACGTGGTGGAGGATCTCGACGGGCTCATCGTGCGCATGCCTGGCTACATCCTGCCGCTGGACTATGCCGAGCGCGGGCAGGCGCGCGAGTTTCTGTTCCTGCCCTATCACGGGGCCTGCATTCACTACCCCCCGCCCCCGCCGAACCAGATCGTCTATCTGCGCTCGGCAGAGCCGATCCGGTTCAGTCAGTTGTGGGACCCTGTCTGGGTGGAGGGGCGCATGGAGATACAACGCGTGGAAACAGACCTTGCGGATGCCGCCTACGCGATGGCCGTGCGGTCCGTGCGCCCCTATGACGGGTAG
- a CDS encoding ABC transporter ATP-binding protein translates to MSTRLAIIAASAGHDARTVLSDVTFCVQPGELICLVGPNGAGKSTLLKLAAGILPARTGEVRLGGRDASAMSARARAAHMAWLAQERGAAWAMRGVDIAALGRFAHEGRPYERLPDAARESVNAAIERCGASGFAHRPVDTLSGGEKARIHLARTLAGGAPLLLLDEPLNALDPRHQLDVMALLRAEAASGTAIILALHDLAMARRHAARVIVLDEGRIVADGPPATALSSTILANVFAVREAPDGGFSPV, encoded by the coding sequence ATGAGCACACGTCTTGCCATCATCGCGGCCAGTGCGGGCCACGACGCGCGCACCGTGCTGAGTGACGTGACCTTCTGCGTGCAGCCGGGAGAGCTCATCTGCCTTGTCGGACCCAATGGCGCCGGCAAGTCCACCCTGCTGAAACTTGCCGCCGGGATCCTTCCGGCCCGGACGGGCGAAGTGCGCCTTGGCGGGCGGGATGCGTCCGCGATGAGCGCGCGCGCGCGTGCCGCCCACATGGCCTGGCTGGCCCAGGAGCGCGGTGCGGCCTGGGCCATGCGCGGCGTGGACATTGCCGCGCTGGGCCGGTTTGCCCATGAGGGGCGGCCCTATGAGCGCCTGCCTGATGCCGCCCGCGAAAGCGTCAATGCAGCGATTGAACGGTGCGGCGCCTCCGGCTTTGCACACCGCCCGGTCGATACGCTGTCGGGCGGCGAGAAAGCGCGCATCCATCTGGCCCGTACGCTTGCAGGCGGTGCGCCCTTGCTGCTGCTCGACGAGCCGCTAAACGCGCTCGATCCGCGCCACCAGCTGGATGTCATGGCGCTGCTGCGGGCAGAAGCGGCAAGCGGCACCGCCATCATTCTCGCCTTGCATGATCTGGCGATGGCGCGCCGCCATGCGGCCCGCGTCATTGTGCTGGATGAAGGGCGCATCGTTGCCGATGGCCCGCCCGCAACCGCTCTGAGTTCCACCATTCTTGCCAATGTTTTTGCCGTCCGGGAGGCCCCGGACGGGGGCTTCTCGCCGGTCTGA
- a CDS encoding hybrid sensor histidine kinase/response regulator, with protein MGFAEARAIARERETAQRVREAARLLITSSAKQAVPMNVIGAAGIGVMLYTSVPLPLLGAWIGAMVVASVLRLLSINRARKSGSVPTPGQMTSYMICTGFVGALWGASGFLLPADASMGAVLAVAVMISGMSAGAAMTSAAEPRVVLAYNVPCLSLAALWYASFASVTGFVLAGMALLFFTVTTRLAATYRKSLVETVEANAALEDARNEAEAQREALARLAERHEAAAGAAEDAARHKAAMLANMSHELGAPLNSILAQTQMLQDVSLTPDARRMVARIAESGDTLAELVSEILDVARIEAGSFELRLDDFPAERLRDRLERFGAQRAAPKGLDFRVDLNIDEKLHLRGDQDRLVQMAEIFIANAVRFTESGEVHVSCSTSEPGNDGTSCLRIAVSDTGRGVGEAHRAGLFDVFAEEAAKPGTGGGTGLSLHLTKRIAALMGGEVGYTPGDPGSVFWFEVPVRTASRPGRTGDERLAFANRRLRMLVCEADPARRAVLLGYLKSFNCVVSCASSVSDMIEGLGASAYDAIILGLNLGSIEPEDAMQDIRMLASTASLTPIVRLAPGLQIPVQRAGGEVLVRAPVTSEPLLQALEEALVEDPSAIAYLRRTA; from the coding sequence ATGGGGTTTGCCGAGGCGCGCGCAATTGCGCGCGAGCGAGAGACTGCGCAGCGCGTACGAGAAGCAGCGCGTCTTCTGATAACCAGCAGCGCCAAGCAGGCAGTGCCGATGAATGTCATCGGCGCTGCGGGCATTGGAGTGATGCTCTACACGTCAGTGCCACTGCCCCTGCTGGGTGCGTGGATAGGCGCGATGGTTGTCGCCTCCGTGCTGCGGCTGCTCTCGATAAACCGGGCGCGCAAGTCCGGCTCGGTCCCGACGCCCGGCCAGATGACCAGCTACATGATCTGCACCGGCTTTGTCGGCGCGCTCTGGGGGGCTTCGGGCTTCCTGTTGCCTGCCGATGCGTCCATGGGTGCCGTGCTGGCAGTAGCGGTAATGATTTCGGGCATGTCAGCGGGTGCTGCCATGACATCGGCGGCAGAGCCGCGCGTCGTACTGGCCTATAACGTACCCTGCCTGTCGCTGGCCGCTCTCTGGTATGCTTCATTTGCAAGTGTCACCGGCTTCGTGCTGGCGGGCATGGCCCTGCTGTTCTTCACCGTTACAACGCGTCTGGCCGCGACCTATCGCAAGAGCCTGGTCGAAACGGTTGAGGCCAATGCTGCTCTGGAAGACGCCCGCAACGAGGCCGAGGCGCAGCGCGAGGCGCTGGCCCGTCTTGCGGAACGTCATGAAGCGGCTGCCGGCGCTGCCGAGGACGCCGCGCGTCACAAGGCAGCCATGCTGGCCAATATGAGCCATGAGCTTGGCGCGCCCCTCAATTCCATTCTCGCCCAGACGCAAATGTTGCAGGACGTGTCGTTGACTCCCGATGCCCGCCGTATGGTGGCGCGCATCGCGGAATCCGGCGACACGCTTGCCGAGCTGGTGTCAGAAATTCTGGATGTGGCGCGTATAGAGGCTGGCAGCTTTGAGCTGCGCCTTGATGATTTTCCCGCCGAACGCCTGCGCGACCGACTGGAGCGCTTTGGCGCCCAGCGTGCTGCGCCGAAAGGCCTGGATTTCCGGGTTGATCTGAATATCGATGAAAAGCTGCATCTGCGTGGCGATCAGGACCGGCTGGTGCAGATGGCCGAGATATTCATTGCGAACGCTGTCCGCTTCACCGAGTCCGGCGAGGTGCATGTCAGCTGCAGCACGTCCGAGCCCGGCAATGACGGCACCAGCTGTCTGCGCATTGCGGTCAGTGACACGGGCCGCGGCGTGGGCGAGGCTCACCGCGCCGGTCTGTTTGATGTATTCGCCGAGGAGGCTGCCAAGCCGGGGACTGGTGGCGGTACGGGGCTGTCCCTGCACCTTACCAAGCGGATTGCTGCATTGATGGGCGGCGAGGTGGGCTACACGCCAGGTGATCCCGGTTCAGTATTCTGGTTCGAGGTGCCGGTGCGCACAGCCAGCCGCCCCGGCCGTACCGGCGACGAGCGCCTGGCCTTTGCCAACCGCCGGCTGCGCATGCTGGTGTGTGAGGCCGACCCGGCCCGGCGCGCCGTCCTCTTGGGGTATCTGAAATCCTTCAACTGTGTGGTGAGCTGCGCCAGCAGCGTGAGCGACATGATCGAGGGGCTGGGCGCGTCTGCCTATGATGCGATCATCCTCGGGCTGAACCTTGGCAGTATCGAACCGGAAGACGCTATGCAGGACATTCGCATGCTGGCGTCCACGGCTTCGCTGA
- a CDS encoding TonB-dependent receptor domain-containing protein, with translation MFSVSILALSAALASETGDISDIVTVTGTRVPVTAERLALRVDTLDRDTIEVEGLTDLVSALSRYPGFSVVQSGGIGATSSIFARGTNSKHTLVLFDGIRVNDASTPSGQFDAGQDSLGDLDRVEIARGPLSSLYGSDAIGGVINLVPRRGGDSEFSPYLDLSAGSFNTIRLLAGASGTTGALEYGLSAERYQSDGFNVTPARMALSGNERDGGEITTITANAAYDFGNGFTLSGIVRHRESTSDFDTFSGGPGFSQRADDPGLELSRNDQTLWRAGLGWQSTDARFTSALRLGEVRNDRESSASGAVTDTYAARRSFVEWLNTWQPQGFAALEPVVAFGVQAERDSINTATAWDNPLSRSENNVGAYLNIQALAADMLDLSGSLRVDDFDGFGTQTTWSLGAVWSVPQTPLQLFARYATAFKAPTLSERFVSSAFTTPNPDLQPEEAESWEVGARASFVLEGGRQASVSLSYFETDIDNLIENVFDFVTFTGSNQNVGRAELSGVEAAGTLDLTASLQLDVDYAYVEATNAVTGTPLLRRPRHAWSAGLVWRPVEALSLSARYQRTGSRRDVTYNDDGFYVSGNAPVAGYELVNVSGQWRFSEQLSAYVTVTNAFDTVYEQPAAFAGAPRMFMAGVRVSY, from the coding sequence ATGTTTTCAGTCAGTATTCTTGCGCTATCGGCCGCTCTGGCCAGCGAGACGGGCGATATTTCCGACATCGTCACCGTCACCGGCACGCGCGTGCCGGTGACCGCCGAACGTCTGGCACTGCGCGTTGATACGCTCGACCGTGATACCATCGAGGTGGAGGGCCTGACCGATCTGGTCAGCGCCCTGTCGCGTTATCCGGGCTTTTCCGTCGTTCAGTCGGGCGGGATAGGGGCGACAAGTTCCATCTTCGCGCGCGGCACCAACTCTAAGCACACGCTGGTCCTGTTTGACGGCATTCGCGTGAACGATGCTTCCACCCCTTCGGGCCAGTTTGATGCGGGTCAGGATTCGCTGGGTGATCTGGACCGGGTGGAGATCGCGCGCGGGCCGCTCTCCTCGCTTTACGGGTCGGACGCGATTGGCGGCGTCATCAATCTCGTCCCGCGCCGGGGCGGGGATAGTGAATTCTCGCCGTATCTCGATCTGTCGGCGGGCTCGTTCAATACGATCCGCCTGCTGGCGGGGGCGTCCGGCACCACAGGCGCGCTCGAATACGGCCTCAGCGCAGAGCGCTATCAGAGCGATGGCTTCAACGTGACGCCCGCCCGCATGGCGCTGTCCGGCAATGAACGTGATGGCGGGGAAATCACCACCATCACGGCCAACGCCGCCTACGATTTCGGCAATGGCTTCACCCTGTCCGGGATCGTGCGCCATCGGGAATCCACGAGTGATTTTGACACCTTCTCTGGCGGGCCGGGCTTCTCCCAGCGCGCGGATGATCCCGGTCTTGAACTTTCCCGCAATGACCAGACGCTCTGGCGGGCCGGTCTTGGCTGGCAGAGCACGGACGCCCGCTTCACCAGCGCGTTGCGTCTCGGTGAGGTGCGCAATGATCGCGAGAGCAGTGCTTCAGGCGCTGTCACTGACACCTATGCCGCGCGCCGCAGTTTCGTGGAATGGCTGAATACCTGGCAGCCGCAAGGGTTTGCAGCGCTGGAGCCGGTTGTCGCGTTCGGCGTGCAGGCCGAACGGGACTCCATCAACACGGCTACCGCGTGGGACAATCCGCTCTCGCGCTCGGAAAACAATGTGGGTGCCTATCTCAACATTCAGGCGCTGGCAGCGGACATGCTTGATCTGTCCGGCTCGCTGCGCGTCGATGATTTCGACGGATTTGGCACGCAGACCACCTGGTCGCTCGGTGCTGTGTGGAGTGTTCCGCAAACGCCTTTGCAGCTCTTCGCCCGCTACGCCACCGCTTTCAAGGCGCCGACCTTGTCAGAGCGCTTTGTCAGCTCGGCCTTCACCACGCCTAACCCGGATCTGCAGCCCGAAGAGGCTGAAAGCTGGGAAGTGGGCGCGCGCGCCAGCTTTGTGCTGGAAGGCGGCCGTCAGGCCAGTGTCTCGCTGAGCTATTTCGAGACTGACATCGATAACCTGATCGAGAACGTGTTCGATTTTGTCACCTTTACCGGCTCGAACCAGAATGTGGGCCGGGCAGAGCTTTCAGGCGTCGAAGCCGCAGGCACGCTCGATCTGACGGCCAGCCTGCAGCTTGATGTGGACTATGCCTATGTCGAGGCCACCAATGCCGTGACGGGAACGCCGCTTCTGCGCCGTCCGCGCCATGCCTGGTCGGCGGGTCTCGTCTGGCGGCCGGTCGAGGCGCTGTCCCTGTCGGCGCGCTATCAGCGCACCGGCTCGCGGCGTGATGTGACCTATAATGATGACGGCTTCTATGTCAGCGGCAACGCGCCGGTGGCAGGTTATGAACTGGTCAATGTCTCGGGCCAGTGGCGGTTCAGCGAACAGCTCAGCGCCTATGTCACTGTGACCAACGCGTTTGACACGGTCTACGAGCAACCTGCCGCCTTTGCCGGTGCGCCGCGCATGTTCATGGCGGGGGTTCGCGTCAGCTACTAG